One stretch of Bacteroidota bacterium DNA includes these proteins:
- the hisJ gene encoding histidinol-phosphatase HisJ: MLIDYHTHNYLCKHATGTLEEYVQHAINIGLDEIGLSDHTPMPGNWDLAVRMVEEQFWNEYAPTVLELQKKYKDQITIKFALEGDFLPGSEQWVKEFNAKSDFDYVIGSVHYLDTWGFDDPHFVANYDLKDINEIYTQYYDHIKRSAECGMFDIIGHCDLVKKFGHRPTKNMEEILRETFKVVKQSGMAVEINTSGLRKPVKEMYPSESILKILSECDIPLTLGSDAHSPTDVGRDFDLAKVLIEKYGKGKVSIFTKRVRSEARI, translated from the coding sequence ATGCTCATCGATTACCATACCCATAATTATCTGTGTAAACACGCCACTGGTACACTTGAAGAATATGTTCAGCATGCCATTAACATTGGACTGGATGAAATTGGACTTTCAGATCATACACCGATGCCAGGCAACTGGGATCTTGCTGTTCGTATGGTTGAGGAACAATTTTGGAACGAATATGCACCGACCGTTCTTGAATTGCAGAAAAAATATAAGGATCAGATCACCATTAAATTTGCGCTGGAAGGGGATTTCCTTCCCGGCTCAGAACAATGGGTGAAAGAATTCAATGCAAAAAGTGATTTTGATTACGTTATTGGTTCCGTCCATTATCTGGATACGTGGGGATTTGATGATCCGCATTTTGTCGCCAATTATGATCTTAAAGATATTAATGAAATTTATACGCAATATTACGATCATATAAAGCGATCAGCGGAATGCGGAATGTTTGATATCATTGGGCATTGCGATCTTGTCAAAAAGTTCGGACATCGACCGACCAAGAATATGGAAGAGATTCTTCGCGAAACATTCAAAGTAGTGAAACAATCCGGGATGGCGGTGGAGATCAATACATCCGGACTGAGAAAACCGGTAAAAGAAATGTATCCGAGTGAATCCATTTTGAAAATTTTGTCCGAATGCGATATTCCTTTGACTCTTGGTTCCGATGCACATTCGCCGACGGATGTCGGACGGGATTTTGATCTTGCCAAAGTGTTAATCGAAAAATATGGAAAAGGAAAAGTTTCCATCTTTACAAAAAGAGTAAGAAGCGAAGCACGAATCTAA
- a CDS encoding glycine--tRNA ligase, whose amino-acid sequence MEKIVSLAKRRGFVFQSSEIYGGLNGCWDYGPLGVELLNNLKQSWWRSMTFRDDVEGVDASILMHPKVWEASGHVANFTDPMVDCKQCKARYRVDVLMDELNTKKKKDILREMFPGEFEGQQPDEKIVSEFTSRIANDAAVAKAITLTACPNCGNKGTFTEARQFNLMFKTFVGPVEDTNNVVYLRPETAQGIFVNFLNVQSASRQKLPFGIAQIGKAFRNEINTKNFLFRTREFEQMEMQYFVKPGEEDKYFEYWREERMKWFLDLGMKAENLQWHKHEKLAHYAKAAFDIEFKFPFGWGEIEGIHSRTNFDLSQHEQFSGKALKYYDEQSKEKFVPFVIETSVGASRSFMAFLCASYDEEMVEGEMRTVLHLHPKLAPMKAAILPLVNRDGMDDIARNLTKELQKYFRVFYDDSGAIGRRYRRQDEIGTPYCFTVDSQSLVDQTVTVRERDSMKQERIAMDGVRNYLLERI is encoded by the coding sequence ATGGAAAAGATCGTGTCGCTTGCAAAGCGCCGCGGATTTGTTTTCCAATCAAGTGAAATTTACGGAGGACTCAACGGATGCTGGGACTACGGTCCATTGGGCGTTGAACTCTTAAACAATCTTAAGCAGTCTTGGTGGAGATCAATGACCTTTCGCGACGATGTGGAAGGTGTTGATGCATCCATCTTGATGCATCCGAAAGTGTGGGAAGCGTCCGGTCACGTTGCAAATTTCACTGATCCTATGGTGGACTGCAAACAGTGTAAAGCGAGGTACCGCGTTGATGTTCTGATGGATGAGCTGAACACGAAGAAGAAGAAAGATATTCTGCGCGAGATGTTTCCGGGTGAATTTGAGGGACAACAGCCAGATGAGAAGATTGTCAGTGAATTTACATCACGTATAGCAAATGATGCTGCCGTCGCCAAGGCAATTACATTAACCGCTTGTCCGAATTGCGGCAATAAAGGGACGTTTACCGAAGCACGTCAATTCAATTTGATGTTTAAGACATTCGTTGGTCCGGTAGAAGATACAAACAATGTTGTCTACCTTCGTCCCGAAACGGCGCAGGGGATTTTTGTGAATTTCTTAAATGTGCAAAGTGCTTCCCGTCAAAAACTTCCGTTTGGTATCGCTCAAATTGGAAAAGCATTCAGAAACGAGATCAACACAAAGAATTTTCTATTCCGAACACGCGAATTTGAGCAGATGGAGATGCAATATTTTGTGAAACCGGGAGAAGAGGATAAATATTTTGAATATTGGCGTGAAGAACGGATGAAATGGTTTTTGGATCTCGGTATGAAAGCCGAAAATCTGCAATGGCATAAACATGAAAAACTTGCTCACTATGCCAAGGCGGCGTTTGATATCGAATTTAAATTTCCCTTTGGATGGGGAGAAATTGAAGGAATTCACAGCCGGACAAACTTTGACCTTTCGCAGCATGAACAATTTTCCGGCAAAGCATTAAAATATTACGATGAACAATCGAAAGAAAAGTTTGTTCCCTTTGTGATTGAAACATCCGTCGGAGCGAGCCGTTCGTTCATGGCATTTCTTTGTGCATCTTATGATGAGGAAATGGTCGAAGGGGAAATGCGGACAGTACTTCATCTTCATCCCAAACTTGCCCCAATGAAAGCGGCAATTCTTCCTTTAGTGAACAGAGATGGAATGGATGATATTGCCCGCAATCTGACGAAAGAACTGCAAAAATATTTCCGTGTGTTCTATGATGACAGCGGTGCAATCGGACGCCGTTACCGACGGCAGGATGAGATCGGAACGCCGTATTGCTTTACAGTTGATTCGCAATCATTGGTGGATCAAACAGTGACGGTACGTGAACGAGATTCTATGAAACAGGAGAGAATTGCAATGGACGGTGTCCGCAATTATTTATTGGAGAGGATATGA
- a CDS encoding type II CAAX endopeptidase family protein has protein sequence MKVFLKNIFVNAELDYPRAGWRIGIFLLIATACNTVITAPIMALVKQFPELPIQTVGAYIFYGTTTLAVWLMLHFVDKRPFISIGLRVKAHAGKELFQGIVFGSGMMSVIFAIEYATGMVYIEFRDISMQQGFVIFMNSVFLYVIVGYGEEFLFRGYMFQTFVEGSNKIIATLSISLLFAIAHSKNPNVSTFGLINVGLAGIWLSLAYFKTQALWLPIGLHISWNFFQGFVYSFPVSGTTSEREQIGKAIVNGPDWLTGGTFGPEGGALATLVLIIGMLMIYYWSWISPAEGLWSLEQWREERKQRRATATSEPVEIQQ, from the coding sequence ATGAAAGTTTTTCTCAAAAATATCTTTGTCAATGCTGAACTGGATTATCCTCGCGCGGGATGGAGGATCGGTATTTTCCTGTTGATTGCGACTGCATGCAACACCGTTATTACTGCTCCCATCATGGCATTGGTGAAACAATTTCCTGAATTGCCGATACAAACCGTTGGCGCCTATATTTTTTATGGAACAACTACGTTGGCGGTATGGTTGATGCTTCACTTTGTCGATAAGCGTCCGTTTATTTCTATCGGTCTTAGGGTGAAAGCCCATGCTGGGAAGGAGTTGTTTCAAGGAATAGTATTTGGTTCCGGAATGATGTCAGTTATTTTTGCAATCGAATATGCGACCGGAATGGTGTATATCGAATTTCGTGATATCTCCATGCAGCAAGGTTTTGTGATTTTTATGAACAGCGTTTTTCTGTATGTGATTGTCGGATACGGTGAAGAATTTTTGTTCCGTGGTTATATGTTTCAGACATTTGTTGAAGGATCGAACAAGATTATTGCGACGCTTTCAATATCACTTCTTTTTGCCATAGCACATAGCAAGAATCCAAATGTTTCTACGTTTGGTCTGATCAATGTTGGGTTAGCAGGAATATGGTTATCGCTTGCATATTTTAAGACGCAAGCATTATGGCTTCCTATTGGACTGCATATTTCATGGAATTTCTTTCAAGGATTTGTGTATTCCTTTCCTGTCAGTGGAACAACATCAGAACGGGAACAGATTGGGAAAGCTATTGTTAATGGTCCGGATTGGTTAACAGGGGGAACGTTTGGGCCCGAAGGTGGAGCTCTTGCTACATTGGTGCTCATCATAGGAATGCTGATGATCTATTACTGGAGTTGGATCTCACCCGCTGAAGGACTGTGGAGTCTTGAGCAGTGGCGCGAAGAACGAAAACAACGACGTGCAACAGCGACGTCAGAACCGGTCGAAATTCAACAGTGA
- a CDS encoding ZIP family metal transporter, whose amino-acid sequence MNNLTIYIILAGLVAGGAEILGGAFVAWKRDLSKRIQENLIALGAGFLLALVMIDLLPESIENIGTSAPLWMLFGFSVIHFVEHTVVKHLHFGEETHSHVMVSKIASTSAFWGLFIHAFFDGLAISSGMYYNLPLGILIFIAILLHKFPEGLTIASIMLASNQSRKTAVKATAGIAAGTMIGVFMIFFLQNVDLKITGYAFAFSAGAALYVSASDLIPEINRSDNRVLSIVVFVGMVMYYASGVFLKGIIGH is encoded by the coding sequence ATGAATAACTTAACTATCTATATCATTCTTGCGGGATTGGTTGCCGGCGGTGCTGAAATTCTCGGAGGAGCTTTTGTTGCCTGGAAAAGAGACCTTTCGAAAAGGATTCAGGAAAATTTAATTGCACTCGGTGCTGGTTTTTTACTAGCACTTGTGATGATCGATCTTCTTCCGGAAAGTATTGAGAACATAGGTACATCGGCTCCTCTTTGGATGTTGTTTGGGTTTAGTGTCATCCATTTTGTGGAGCATACAGTAGTGAAACATTTGCATTTTGGTGAAGAGACACATTCCCATGTGATGGTCTCGAAAATTGCAAGTACATCTGCTTTTTGGGGATTGTTCATTCACGCATTCTTTGACGGTCTGGCCATCTCTTCAGGAATGTATTACAATCTACCCCTTGGTATTTTAATCTTTATTGCAATCCTGCTCCATAAATTTCCGGAAGGACTGACAATTGCATCGATTATGCTTGCATCGAATCAATCTCGAAAGACTGCGGTCAAGGCAACTGCCGGAATTGCGGCCGGGACGATGATTGGTGTGTTCATGATTTTTTTTCTGCAAAACGTTGATCTGAAAATTACCGGATATGCTTTTGCTTTTTCAGCGGGAGCAGCGTTGTACGTAAGCGCAAGCGATCTTATTCCCGAAATCAATCGTTCCGATAATCGAGTACTTTCAATTGTAGTGTTTGTCGGGATGGTGATGTATTATGCGAGCGGAGTATTTTTGAAGGGAATAATCGGACATTGA
- a CDS encoding SPOR domain-containing protein, which yields MTTVRTIFCLTSLSSLLFGQASTEKDSSSMPRKEQLSTFERSFKPSFYDTEVYLYKKSDSSKIYGRAIDQLTSAPPETLQGFRVQLLATNNYDEANVTRNAAAQLFPDLWMYLVFESPTYKIRVGDFSNRSEAKRLLDQFHTQGYKKAWIVPDRIIRNQLPKPPQPTPIDSSSVHR from the coding sequence ATGACCACTGTAAGAACCATTTTTTGCCTCACATCACTTTCTTCCCTTCTGTTCGGACAAGCCTCAACGGAAAAAGATTCTTCATCCATGCCACGGAAAGAACAACTGAGCACGTTTGAGCGCTCTTTTAAACCTTCGTTCTACGATACTGAAGTATATCTGTATAAAAAAAGTGACAGTTCCAAAATCTATGGCAGGGCAATTGATCAGCTCACATCGGCTCCTCCGGAAACACTCCAGGGCTTCAGGGTGCAGCTGCTGGCAACAAATAATTATGATGAAGCAAATGTTACACGAAATGCTGCTGCTCAATTGTTCCCTGATCTATGGATGTATCTCGTATTCGAATCACCGACGTATAAAATCCGTGTCGGGGATTTTTCAAACCGGTCTGAGGCAAAACGGCTGCTCGATCAGTTTCATACGCAGGGATATAAAAAAGCGTGGATTGTTCCGGACCGCATCATCAGAAATCAACTGCCAAAACCTCCGCAGCCAACCCCAATTGACAGCTCATCCGTACATCGGTAG
- a CDS encoding Rossmann-like and DUF2520 domain-containing protein: MKNYSIIGAGAVGRSIALALFYNGEKPKAVFSEYGKSASALAKKVKTEVSGTVEQLQLISDLIIISVPDDKMSDVVTRISAMTQSLRGKTFLHTSGALTSDILLPLKKKGASIGSFHPLQTFVKKNERTSLKNIYCAIEGDSAAVTVAKVLARKIGAQYFLVSKKDKTLYHIAAVFASNYQVTLFSVVEQIAAIIKMPKAQLWKIFQPLIDQTLENVFSSSPAKALTGPIARSDYQTITKHLKTLESSKSLEHLVPLYSTLGIETARLAKRKK; this comes from the coding sequence TTGAAAAATTATTCCATCATTGGTGCAGGGGCTGTTGGAAGATCAATAGCCCTTGCTTTGTTTTATAACGGGGAGAAGCCGAAAGCCGTATTCTCTGAATATGGGAAGTCTGCATCGGCATTGGCAAAAAAAGTAAAAACAGAAGTGTCCGGCACGGTTGAACAACTGCAGTTGATATCGGATCTGATTATTATTTCGGTTCCCGATGATAAAATGAGCGATGTGGTAACCCGTATTTCAGCTATGACGCAATCCTTGCGCGGGAAGACATTTCTCCATACATCTGGAGCATTAACAAGTGACATACTGCTCCCCTTGAAAAAAAAGGGGGCATCCATCGGTTCGTTTCATCCGCTGCAGACATTTGTTAAAAAGAATGAGCGTACTTCGCTGAAGAATATTTATTGCGCAATCGAAGGAGATTCAGCTGCGGTTACCGTGGCAAAGGTGCTCGCGCGAAAAATTGGGGCACAATATTTTTTAGTTTCAAAGAAAGACAAAACGCTGTATCATATTGCTGCAGTGTTTGCGTCGAATTATCAAGTAACACTTTTTTCCGTTGTTGAACAGATCGCAGCAATAATCAAAATGCCGAAAGCACAATTATGGAAAATATTCCAACCGTTAATTGATCAAACATTGGAAAATGTTTTTTCTTCTTCTCCGGCAAAAGCGTTAACAGGACCAATAGCGCGAAGCGATTATCAGACGATTACAAAACACTTAAAAACATTGGAATCATCCAAATCATTAGAACATTTAGTCCCCCTCTATTCCACACTGGGAATTGAAACGGCCAGACTAGCAAAACGAAAGAAATAA
- a CDS encoding inorganic diphosphatase, protein MNYKDLPIGKDSPRIINAVVEIPKGSRNKYEYDVDLGVFKLDRVLYSSMHYPEAYGFVPNTLWDDGDPLDILIFIDQPLFTGVVVEVKPIGILRMRDEKGPDDKLLSVAVNDPTYRSINDVQEVPKHLLVEIEHFFTSYKLLEGKHVESFGWDNVVVALESVKHGHNQYLKNKK, encoded by the coding sequence ATGAATTATAAAGATCTCCCTATTGGCAAGGATTCTCCACGTATTATTAATGCAGTTGTCGAAATCCCAAAAGGGAGTAGAAACAAGTATGAATATGATGTTGACTTAGGTGTTTTCAAACTAGATCGCGTGTTATATTCTTCCATGCACTATCCGGAAGCATACGGTTTTGTTCCCAATACATTATGGGATGACGGCGATCCGCTCGATATTCTTATTTTCATTGATCAACCTCTCTTTACGGGAGTTGTCGTGGAAGTAAAGCCGATCGGTATACTGAGAATGCGAGATGAAAAAGGTCCGGATGATAAACTGCTTTCGGTTGCAGTAAATGATCCCACGTATCGAAGTATTAACGATGTGCAAGAAGTACCGAAACATTTGTTGGTGGAAATTGAACATTTTTTTACCAGTTATAAACTTCTCGAAGGGAAACATGTTGAGAGTTTTGGCTGGGACAATGTTGTGGTAGCACTGGAATCCGTAAAACATGGGCATAATCAATATCTGAAAAATAAGAAGTGA
- a CDS encoding Ig-like domain-containing protein codes for MKHSYHFFFFLLLIAGCAGQRPPEGGPVDSIPPEIISVYPSPSTVNYSENKIIIEFSEYVDRRSAEEAVFISPNIEDKEFDWSGTELEITINEQLRSNTTYVVTIGTDVVDIRASNRMAKAFSVAFSTGNTIDNGTLAGKVFDEKPEGVMIFSYRLNTIKPDTLNPARSKPDYLTQTGKGGNFQLTNLASGNYRLFAIRDEFRNLLYDPETDAAGTTDDVTLTLTDTLFKGIQFTLAKEDTTPPRITSVIASDNRHILVQFSEELDSSSVHQNSFTVTDTLYQNTLPIQHYFLNNSEYNNFTLVTEKQKVDERYVVKVNGVKDKRGFVINPAADAKQFSGSSINDTIPPIMMHSSLQESSAKIFPDGKIDFQFNDILLLPLADTAVGMKRQKDSSSQTISLANKSPISISIIPNSPLNIGEQYQLLFKWNAIRDLFENHLKDSVSTVNFSVVDPENAGSIEGIFAGFGGQSNIITAKNVNDLKQKELKTKTSSSGKFVFNRLPEGRYALKAFDDRNGNLQHDAGIVFPLTRAEHFTLYHDTIRVRPRWPIDGVIFKTK; via the coding sequence ATGAAACACAGTTATCATTTTTTCTTTTTCCTTTTATTGATTGCCGGATGCGCAGGGCAGCGTCCGCCGGAAGGTGGCCCTGTGGATTCAATTCCACCCGAGATTATCTCCGTTTATCCATCACCTTCAACAGTAAATTATTCAGAAAATAAGATTATTATTGAGTTTAGTGAATATGTCGACCGACGATCAGCGGAAGAGGCTGTTTTTATTTCGCCAAACATTGAAGATAAAGAATTTGATTGGAGCGGGACGGAACTGGAGATTACCATCAACGAACAGCTTCGAAGCAACACCACGTATGTTGTTACGATTGGAACGGATGTCGTGGATATTCGCGCTTCAAACAGAATGGCAAAGGCGTTCTCCGTAGCTTTTTCGACAGGAAATACGATAGATAATGGAACCCTTGCAGGGAAAGTGTTTGATGAAAAGCCCGAAGGGGTGATGATTTTTTCATATCGATTAAATACGATCAAACCGGATACCTTAAATCCTGCCAGATCAAAACCGGATTATCTTACGCAGACAGGCAAGGGCGGGAATTTTCAGCTAACCAATCTTGCATCTGGTAATTATCGACTATTTGCGATACGCGATGAGTTCAGGAATTTATTGTATGATCCTGAAACTGATGCAGCAGGAACCACGGATGATGTTACATTAACTTTAACAGACACCTTGTTCAAGGGAATTCAATTCACTCTTGCAAAAGAAGATACGACACCCCCTCGAATAACATCTGTGATCGCTTCCGATAACCGACATATCTTAGTTCAGTTCAGCGAAGAACTGGATTCATCATCCGTACATCAGAACAGTTTTACTGTTACCGATACCTTATATCAGAATACTCTTCCAATTCAACATTATTTTCTCAATAACTCGGAATACAATAACTTCACATTAGTGACGGAAAAACAAAAAGTTGATGAACGATATGTGGTAAAGGTAAATGGGGTGAAGGATAAAAGAGGATTTGTGATCAATCCGGCGGCAGATGCAAAGCAATTCTCCGGATCATCGATCAACGATACGATTCCTCCGATAATGATGCACTCATCGCTGCAAGAATCATCGGCTAAAATATTTCCAGATGGCAAGATCGATTTCCAATTCAACGATATTCTTCTTCTCCCGTTGGCTGATACAGCGGTTGGGATGAAGCGCCAAAAAGACAGCTCTTCTCAGACAATTTCATTAGCAAACAAATCTCCCATCAGTATATCGATCATTCCAAATTCTCCTTTGAACATTGGTGAACAGTATCAACTCTTGTTCAAATGGAATGCGATTAGAGATCTTTTTGAAAATCATTTGAAAGACAGTGTCAGCACCGTTAATTTTTCTGTTGTGGATCCTGAAAATGCCGGCAGTATTGAAGGGATCTTTGCAGGATTCGGAGGCCAGTCAAATATTATTACAGCAAAGAATGTGAATGATCTGAAGCAAAAGGAACTTAAGACGAAAACATCCTCATCCGGAAAATTTGTCTTTAACCGATTGCCTGAAGGGCGATATGCATTAAAAGCATTCGATGATCGCAATGGTAATCTACAGCACGATGCCGGTATTGTCTTTCCGTTGACCCGGGCAGAACATTTCACATTGTATCATGACACCATTCGCGTCAGGCCACGCTGGCCGATTGATGGTGTTATCTTCAAAACAAAATAA
- a CDS encoding SPOR domain-containing protein, translating to MRILEQQEQNIRIIIHIVVACFVTGFLQSCSSPEETMEDDIVTEMEATDTTIVAQPVQQDTTPPVHKKQKSPTQRFSVQADTVDVQQKKRQGSTASSISVKASAPKKFYTVEVGAFRLNSNVQRHQTELTKRFKLPVRILFDSTINLTRVCVGTFSTKAFAEKFMNKMNKEYPKDYPGLWISYWTK from the coding sequence TTGAGAATATTGGAACAGCAGGAGCAAAATATTAGGATCATCATCCATATCGTTGTTGCCTGCTTTGTCACAGGATTCTTGCAGAGTTGTTCTTCCCCCGAAGAAACAATGGAAGATGACATTGTTACCGAAATGGAAGCAACCGATACGACAATCGTTGCGCAGCCTGTTCAACAGGATACTACACCACCTGTTCATAAGAAACAAAAATCCCCCACGCAACGCTTTTCCGTCCAAGCAGATACAGTAGATGTTCAGCAGAAAAAACGGCAAGGATCTACAGCATCTTCCATTTCTGTAAAAGCTTCCGCCCCAAAGAAATTTTATACCGTTGAAGTCGGTGCATTTCGGTTGAACAGTAACGTTCAGCGCCATCAGACAGAATTGACCAAACGGTTTAAACTTCCTGTCCGAATTTTGTTTGATAGTACGATCAATTTAACACGTGTCTGCGTAGGAACATTCTCAACAAAAGCGTTTGCGGAAAAATTCATGAATAAAATGAACAAAGAATATCCAAAGGATTACCCCGGTCTTTGGATATCGTATTGGACTAAATAA
- a CDS encoding DNRLRE domain-containing protein, which yields MKGIFLAVAMLIAISTVYAQQTVTITATKDNTLYQDAEGTSSNGAGAFLFAGRTNQAANNLRRAVVKFDLTGKLPENAVISRAILKMNVSKTVTGASDVKVHRLLGDWGEGTSDAGTQEGGGAAATMNDATWKHKFFSTQSWVSLGGDFNPLQSAVKSVAGTGSYQWEDTLLWADVLSWYLVPSTNFGWIIIGNEAAQSAKRFDSRSAAAEANRPQLIITYTTSTTVSNGMVTPEIFELKQNYPNPFNPSTTILFSLSRSEQTTIKVYDVLGTEVTTLVNQHLSAGSHSVKFDASNLSGGVYFYRLQSGTHSATQKLMLLK from the coding sequence ATGAAAGGAATTTTTCTTGCCGTTGCAATGTTGATTGCTATTTCAACAGTTTATGCCCAGCAAACTGTTACAATTACTGCAACAAAAGATAATACGCTGTATCAGGATGCAGAAGGAACATCAAGCAATGGGGCGGGAGCTTTTCTCTTTGCAGGAAGAACAAATCAGGCAGCAAATAACCTCCGACGCGCAGTTGTGAAATTTGATCTTACGGGAAAGCTTCCTGAAAATGCTGTCATCAGCAGGGCAATATTGAAGATGAACGTCTCTAAGACCGTTACGGGTGCATCCGATGTAAAAGTTCATCGATTGTTAGGAGATTGGGGAGAAGGAACTTCTGATGCAGGAACACAAGAAGGGGGTGGAGCAGCTGCTACAATGAACGATGCTACGTGGAAACATAAATTTTTTAGTACGCAATCTTGGGTAAGCTTAGGGGGAGATTTTAATCCGCTACAAAGCGCTGTGAAATCTGTTGCCGGAACAGGATCGTATCAGTGGGAAGATACGTTGTTATGGGCAGATGTACTTTCTTGGTATTTGGTACCATCAACAAATTTTGGATGGATCATTATTGGAAACGAAGCCGCACAATCGGCAAAACGATTTGATTCTCGTAGTGCCGCGGCAGAAGCAAACAGACCCCAATTAATCATTACATATACTACATCAACTACTGTGAGTAATGGAATGGTAACACCCGAAATATTTGAATTGAAACAAAATTATCCGAATCCATTTAACCCGTCCACCACAATTTTGTTCTCATTATCCCGCAGTGAACAGACAACGATAAAAGTCTATGATGTTTTGGGCACTGAAGTAACGACGCTTGTTAATCAACATCTTTCGGCGGGATCACATTCCGTGAAATTTGACGCAAGCAATCTGTCTGGTGGTGTCTATTTTTATCGTTTGCAGTCAGGGACACACTCTGCAACTCAAAAATTAATGCTGCTAAAATAA
- the porQ gene encoding type IX secretion system protein PorQ, translating into MKRPIFIIIITTIFQCSTILNAGERPTYQFLQNDVSARASAMAGSVVSLYGDPSGLFYNPATIGNSLQPLASIGYTSHVLDIKAGFAAYTQEIQDIGVMGVGVNYVNYGSFVGRNDQGIETGAFNAGDMALSLSLANLFEENLYYGVTGKYIYSSIADANSSALAVDLGLMYLIPGEDPISLGLSIMNIGTQIDAYGSTIEPLPLEIKIGGTIKPQHLPLQLNVNFNKLNEERDTFLDKFTSFTVGGEFTLSKALRFRFGYNNERRKELKIGTSAGMAGFSLGGGLVLRNLRLDYSFNSYGEIGSISRITLGLDV; encoded by the coding sequence ATGAAGCGACCGATCTTCATTATCATCATCACCACAATTTTTCAATGTTCAACAATTCTCAACGCCGGAGAACGGCCAACGTACCAATTCCTTCAAAATGATGTTAGTGCTAGAGCCTCGGCAATGGCCGGCAGTGTTGTTTCGTTATATGGTGATCCTTCTGGACTATTTTATAATCCCGCAACTATCGGAAATTCCCTGCAACCGCTGGCGTCGATTGGATACACAAGTCACGTATTGGATATTAAAGCAGGTTTTGCCGCTTATACTCAGGAGATTCAAGATATAGGTGTGATGGGTGTTGGAGTAAATTATGTCAATTATGGTTCCTTTGTAGGAAGAAATGATCAAGGGATTGAGACAGGAGCTTTTAATGCTGGAGATATGGCATTATCACTTAGTCTCGCCAATCTTTTCGAAGAAAATCTCTACTATGGAGTAACAGGAAAATATATTTATTCCTCTATCGCCGATGCAAATTCCTCAGCACTTGCCGTAGATCTCGGTCTGATGTATCTCATTCCCGGCGAAGATCCTATTTCATTAGGATTATCTATCATGAACATCGGCACCCAAATAGATGCATATGGTTCTACCATTGAACCGCTTCCGTTAGAGATCAAAATCGGCGGAACGATTAAGCCACAGCACTTACCTCTTCAATTGAACGTCAACTTCAATAAACTCAACGAAGAACGAGATACATTTCTTGATAAATTCACATCCTTTACCGTTGGTGGTGAATTTACATTGAGTAAGGCACTTCGCTTCCGCTTCGGATATAATAATGAACGACGAAAAGAATTAAAGATCGGTACTTCAGCAGGGATGGCAGGATTCTCATTAGGAGGCGGCCTTGTCCTGAGGAACCTCCGACTCGATTACAGTTTTAATTCGTATGGCGAGATTGGAAGCATCAGCCGAATTACACTTGGATTGGATGTATAA